The Pseudopipra pipra isolate bDixPip1 chromosome 6, bDixPip1.hap1, whole genome shotgun sequence genome includes a region encoding these proteins:
- the NID2 gene encoding nidogen-2: MDHQEPSLPSIPPRSGALRERVAEREAKQGKKPSFLAAFSGSLNARVCDVHNKALYIPRGCRETSQCPGDPKIGAGALNTFQTVIAYSDEDTYTIFLYPDGGLQFLGTRPKESYNVQLELPARVGFSWGDGDDPKRDRLFHSLASSEQALRNLERESNTGVPGVWVFRVGSVDHVEPGGSEALGPGMPQSLPVHPDPDYTRTLYNHADHASTELPAQHPSHGSRTPVLLGFVPERRDAQERSRRLYPDGDGDTRQSYSANPSSYSSGHHGVGVEEDVHFNPDVFTYSASSRETCAQHHGRCSPHAFCTDYATGFCCHCRATFYGNGRQCLPEGAVHRLNGKVSGSLTVGRASVRFQDVDLHAYIVGSDGRAYTAISGVPQPAARALLPLLPIGGLFAWLFALEEPGSENGFSITGAEFTQSLEVTFYPGGETVQVTQTAEGLGPDNYLSLKTHIQGEVPFLPENVTVHVTPYKELYYYSSSAVTSSGQREYVVATGTANQTLSYRLRQNITFSGCSHSRLPARQQLSVARAFALYDGQEHVLRYALAARVGSAQDGAGNPAVNPCHDGTHGCEAPARCQPGAGMEYTCECPAGYRRDGQGCRDVDECAEGLSRCGPFTVCLNVPGSHRCECRGGYRPAGDGQACVPLAPASDPCEDGRHPCAPGGRARCLSRGDGRPSCECLPGYTGDGIHCSDVDECAENPCHPAATCYNTPGSFTCRCQPGYEGDGFRCTYAAGGNPQRLTPCQHEQMYPREVPPGPSPVGGRHVPQCDEEGRYRPLQCHGSTGHCWCVDAAGQEIAGTRTAPGTTPPRCGSPESIQQLTPCEHARMYPREVPPGPSPVGDGHVPQCDEEGRYRPLQCHGSTGHCWCVDAAGQEIAGTRTAPGTTPPRCGSPEPTERPPSMCERWRQSLLEHYGGSPRGDQYVPQCDPQGHFTPLQCHGDSGYCWCVDESGREIQGTRSEPGTAPPCLPSVAPPTVRPSPRPDVSPPTTGTFLLYAQGQQIGYLPLNGTRLQKEAAKTLLSLHGSIVVGIDYDCREKMIYWTDVAGRTISRASLEPGAEPETIINSGLISPEGLAVDHLRRAMFWTDSGLDRIERARLDGSERRVLFDTELVNPRAIAVDPVRGNLYWTDWNREAPKIETSTVNGANRRVLVHTDIGLPNGLTFDPFSKLLCWADAGTKHLECTFPDGTGRRVIQNNLNYPFSIISYANHFYHTDWRRDGVIAVNKDTGSFTDEYLPEQRSHLYGITAVYPYCPGARK; encoded by the exons ATGGACCACCAGGAGCCATCCCTACCATCCATTCCCCCCCGCTCCGGGGCCCTTCGGGAGCGGGTTGCTGAGAGAGAAGCCAAGCAGGGGAAGAAACCGAG CTTTTTGGCCGCCTTTTCGGGGTCTCTGAATGCCCGAGTGTGCGACGTGCACAACAAGGCTCTTTATATCCCGCGGGGCTGCCGGGAAACCTCGCAGTGCCCCGGGGACCCCAAAATCGGGGCTGGCGCT CTCAACACCTTCCAGACAGTCATAGCCTACAGCGACGAGGACACCTACACCATCTTCCTCTATCCCGACGGCGGCCTCCAGTTCCTGGGGACGCGGCCCAAGGAGTCCTACAACgtccagctggagctgccagccAGGGTGGGCTTCAGCTGGGGGGACGGCGATGACCCGAAGAGGGACAGGCTGTTCCACAGCCTGGCCAGCAGCGAGCAGGCTCTGAGGAACCTGGAGCG GGAGAGCAACACGGGGGTACCTGGAGTGTGGGTCTTCCGTGTGGGCAGCGTGGACCACGTGGAGCCAGGAGGCAGCGAGGCACTTGGTCCTGGAATGCCGCAGAGCCTCCCTGTGCATCCTGATCCCGACTACACCCGCACACTGTACAACCATGCTGACCACGCATCCACGGAGCTACCAGCACAGCATCCCAGCCATGGATCCCGCACCCCAGTGCTCCTGGGCTTTGTCCCTGAGAGGAGGGACGCCCAGGAGCGGAGCCGCCGGCTGTACCCCGACGGGGACGGTGACACCCGGCAGAGCTACTCTGCCAACCCCTCTTCCTACAGCTCTGGGCACCACGGCGTCGGCGTGGAGGAGGACGTGCATTTCAACCCCGATG tgTTCACCTACAGTGCCTCCAGCAGGGAGACCTGTGCCCAGCACCACGGGCGCTGCTCCCCTCACGCCTTCTGCACCGACTACGCCACCGGCTTCTGCTGCCACTGCCGGGCCACCTTCTACGGGAACGGGCGGCAGTGCCTGCCCGAAG GGGCCGTGCATCGCCTCAACGGGAAGGTGAGCGGGAGCCTGACGGTGGGACGGGCGTCCGTGCGCTTCCAGGACGTGGACCTGCACGCCTACATCGTGGGCAGCGACGGCAGAGCCTACACGGCCATCAGCGGGGTGCCCCAGCCCGCTGCCCgtgccctcctgcccctcctgcccatCGGGGGGCTCTTTGCCTGGCTCTTCGCCCTGGAGGAGCCCGGCTCCGAGAACGGCTTCAGCATCACCG GCGCTGAATTCACCCAGAGCCTGGAGGTGACCTTCTACCCTGGGGGAGAGACAGTCCAGGTCACTCAGACAGCCGAGGGCCTGGGGCCGGACAATTACTTGAGCCTCAAGACGCACATCCAGGGAGAGGTGCCGTTTCTCCCGGAGAACGTCACTGTCCACGTCACTCCCTACAAGGAACTCTACTACTACTCCAGCTCAG CCGTGACGTCCTCGGGCCAGCGGGAATACGTCGTGGCCACGGGAACAGCCAACCAGACCTTGTCCTACCGCCTGCGGCAGAACATCACCTTCTCCGGGTGCTCCCATTCCCGCCTGCCCGCGCGGCAGCAGCTCAGCGTGGCACGCGCCTTCGCCCTCTACGACGGCCAGGAGCACGTCCTGCGCTACGCCCTGGCTGCCCGTGTTGGCTCAGCACAAG ATGGTGCCGGGAATCCCGCGGTGAACCCGTGCCATGATGGCACACACGGGTGTGAGGCACCGGCACGctgccagcctggagcagggatggagtaCACGTGTGAGTGCCCAGCTGGGTACCGCAGAGACGGACAGGGCTGCCGAG ATGTGGACGAGTGCGCCGAGGGCCTGAGCCGGTGCGGCCCCTTCACCGTGTGCCTGAACGTGCCGGGCAGTCACCGGTGCGAGTGCCGCGGCGGGTACCGGCCGGCGGGGGACGGGCAGGCGTGTGTGC CGCTGGCCCCGGCGAGTGACCCCTGCGAGGACGGGAGGCACCCCTGTGCGCCGGGGGGCCGCGCGCGGTGCCTGTCCCGCGGCGACGGCCGCCCCAGCTGCGAGTGCCTCCCGGGATACACCGGCGACGGCATCCACTGCTCCG ACGTGGATGAGTGTGCCGAAAACCCGTGTCACCCGGCCGCCACCTGCTACAACACGCCGGGCTCCTTCACCTGCCGGTGCCAGCCTGGCTATGAGGGCGATGGCTTCCGGTGCACGTATG CGGCGGGAGGGAACCCGCAGCGGCTGACGCCCTGCCAGCACGAGCAGATGTACCCGCGGGAGGTGCCACCGGGACCCTCGCCCGTGGGAGGCAGGCACGTGCCccagtgtgatgaggagggtCGGTACCGGCCCCTGCAGTGCCACGGCAGCACCGGGCACTGCTGGTGCGTGGATGCTGCCGGGCAGGAGATCGCTGGCACACGGACAGCACCAGGCACCACCCCGCCTCGCTGCGGGAGCCCAG AGTCTATCCAGCAACTGACACCCTGCGAGCACGCACGGATGTACCCGCGGGAGGTGCCACCGGGACCCTCGCCCGTGGGCGACGGGCACGTGCCCCAGTGTGACGAGGAGGGCCGGTACCGGCCCCTGCAGTGCCACGGCAGCACCGGGCACTGCTGGTGCGTGGACGCTGCCGGGCAGGAGATCGCCGGCACACGGACAGCACCGGGCACCACCCCGCCTCGCTGCGGGAGCCCAG AGCCCACGGAGCGGCCGCCCAGCATGTGCGAGCGCTGGCGGCAGAGCCTGCTGGAGCACTACGGGGGCAGCCCCCGCGGCGACCAGTACGTGCCCCAGTGCGACCCCCAGGGACACTTCACCCCGCTGCAGTGCCACGGGGACAGCGGGTACTGCTGGTGCGTGGACGAGAGCGGCAGGGAGATCCAGGGCACGCGCTCGgagcccggcaccgccccgccaT GTCTCCCCAGCGTCGCGCCGCCCACTGTCCGGCCCTCACCCCGGCCCGACGTGTCCCCACCGACCACGGGGACCTTCCTGCTCTACGCTCAGGGACAGCAAATTGGATACCTCCCGCTCAACGGGACGAGGCTGCAGAAGGAGGCGGCCAAgaccctgctctccctgcat GGCTCCATCGTGGTGGGGATTGACTATGACTGCCGGGAGAAGATGATCTATTGGACGGATGTGGCCGGACGGACCATCAGCCGGGCGAGCCTGGAGCCAGGGGCCGAGCCAGAGACCATCATCAACTCAG GACTCATCAGCCCCGAGGGCCTGGCCGTGGACCACCTGCGCCGGGCCATGTTCTGGACCGACAGCGGGCTGGACAGGATCGAGAGGGCGCGGCTGGACGGCTCCGAGCGGCGCGTGCTCTTCGACACCGAGCTCGTCAACCCCCGTGCCATCGCCGTGGACCCCGTCCGAGG AAACCTTTACTGGACGGACTGGAATCGTGAAGCTCCCAAAATTGAAACTTCCACTGTCAATGGAGCCAACAGGAGGGTCCTGGTGCACACAGACATCGGTTTGCCCAATGGCCTGACGTTTGACCCCTTCTCCAAGCTGCTGTGTTGGGCAGATGCAG GCACAAAGCACCTGGAATGCACATTCCCTGATGGCACAGGCCGGCGTGTCATCCAGAACAACCTCAACTACCCCTTCAGCATCATCAGCTACGCCAACCACTTCTACCACACGGACTGGAGACG ggatggggtgaTAGCTGTAAATAAAGACACCGGCTCCTTCACCGATGAGTATCTTCCAGAGCAGCGATCCCACCTCTATGGAATAACAGCAGTTTATCCCTACTGCCCTGGAG cAAGGAAATAG
- the PTGDR gene encoding prostaglandin D2 receptor: protein METKGYQCRSSRYIESGQSAVPSSVLFAAGLLGNVLALLLLGQHRRRSRSPGGRPPRVSAFYVLVTVLAVTDLLGKCLLSPIVLAAYAYNRSLSELGPGGRGEDEPGVLCQLFAFLMAFFGLAPTLLLLAMALECWLSLGHPYFYRRHLTRRLGVTLGPAAAGLCALFCALPLLGFGVPIQYCPGTWCFIRMAGGGPRELGFPVLYAGLMGLLVLAIGACNVSSMRHLYGMARRQPRRGAPPAAAAPRMEELDHLVLLGLMTVLFTVCSLPLIIRAYMGAFAADINENADLSALRFLSVNSIVDPWVFIIFRTSVFRSFVRRVCRRLHSRKSSLKGSDPGGDGQFCPPGWRRTDPPQLGIP, encoded by the exons ATGGAGACGAAGGGCTACCAGTGCCGCAGCAGCCGCTACATCGAGAGCGGGCAGTCGGCGGTGCCCAGCTCGGTGCTGTTCGCCGCCGGGCTTTTGGGGAACGTCCTggccttgctgctgctgggccagcACCGGCGGCGTTCCCGGTCGCCCGGGGGTCGCCCGCCGCGGGTCTCGGCGTTCTACGTGCTGGTGACCGTGCTGGCCGTCACCGACCTGCTGGGCAAGTGCCTGCTCAGCCCCATCGTGCTGGCCGCCTACGCCTACAACCGCAGCCTCAGCGAGctggggccgggcgggcgcggcgaGGACGAGCCGGGCGTCCTCTGCCAGCTCTTCGCCTTCCTCATGGCCTTCTTCGGGCTGGcccccaccctgctgctgctggccatGGCGCTGGAGTGCTGGCTCTCCCTGGGGCACCCCTACTTCTACCGGCGGCACCTCACCCGCCGGCTGGGCGTCACGCTggggccggcggcggccgggcTGTGCGCGCTGTTCTGCGCCCTGCCGCTGCTGGGCTTCGGGGTGCCCATCCAGTACTGCCCGGGCACCTGGTGCTTCATCCGCATGGCCGGCGGGGGCCCGCGGGAGCTGGGCTTCCCCGTGCTCTACGCCGGCCTCAtggggctgctggtgctggCCATCGGCGCCTGCAACGTGAGCAGCATGAGGCACCTGTACGGCATGGCCCGCCGGCAGCCCCGCAGAGgggccccccccgccgccgccgccccccgcatGGAGGAGCTCGACCACCTCGTCCTGCTCGGGCTCATGACCGTCCTCTTCACCGTCTGCTCCCTGCCGCTCATC ATCCGGGCGTACATGGGGGCCTTCGCCGCCGACATCAACGAGAACGCCGATCTCAGCGCCCTGCGGTTCCTCTCCGTGAACTCCATCGTGGATCCCTGGGTCTTCATCATCTTCCGCACCTCCGTGTTCCGCTCGTTCGTCCGCAGGGTTTGCCGGAGGCTCCACTCCCGCAAGTCCAGCCTGAAAGGGTCCGACCCGGGCGGTGACGGCCAGTTCTGTCCCCCGGGCTGGCGCAGGACAGATCCCCCGCAGCTCGGCATCCCCTGA